The Vitis vinifera cultivar Pinot Noir 40024 chromosome 3, ASM3070453v1 region ctaataacctattatgattctaattataattataatatccaaagtctactaggactctaataacctatcatgactcaaattctaattatattataactcaactagctaatcctaattagactccaacaaatattaatcctaatttaatttcaagtaataataatcctaatttaattacaactaatactaattccctttcttgatatatatcttgaatattcatcctcatcaaGGGTGTGGTTGTTTCTCATCTTTTATTTGGTGATGACACACTAGTTTTTTGTGATGCAAGCAAGGAGCATGTGGAGGTCTTAAGTTGGGCttttatgtggtttgaagcgATTTCCGGGCTAAAAATCAATCTTCACAAAAGCGAGCTGATTCCAATGGGGGTGGTTCCTAATTTTGAGGACTTGGCTAGGGTGTTGGGCTGCAAAGTGGGTTCTCTTCCCTCTTGTTATTTGGGTCTACCTTTGGGAGCTGCTTTCAAAATCATCTCGGGTTTGGGATGTAGTGGAGAAGAGATTTCAAAAACAACTCGCTTTGTGGAAGAGATAATATTTGTCCAAAGGAAGAAGGTTGACTTTGGTAAAGAGCACTCTTTCTAGCCTCCCAATTTACTTTATGTCGTTATTTATCATTCCTCACAAGGTGAGCCTAAGGTTGGAAAATattcaaagagacttcctttgggggggagaagtttctcaaagtaaGCCGCATTTGGTGAATTGGTCTATTGTTTGCACGGAGAAAAAGGATGGGGGCTTAGGTATCAAAAACCTTTCTAGGCTGAGTAAGGCTCTTCTTGGaaaatggtgttggagatttACTTCGGAGCAAGACTATTTATGGAAACAAGTGATTGTAAGGAAATTTGGAGAGGAAGAAGGACGTTGGTGTTCTGGCGCTTCAAGGGAGAGTCATGGAGTGGGGCTTTGGAAGGCAATTAGGAACGGGTGGATGGAGTTTAGCAAAAGGGTGGCTTTTAAGGTGGGGGATGGTAGAAGAGTGCggttttggaaggataggtgGTGTGGAAAGGATTCTTTGGAAGAGGCTTTTCCAAGCTTTTACTCTCTTGCCTCCTCCAGGGATGCTTGGGTAGCTCAGTTATGGGATCAGTCTGGGAATTTGGGTCATTGGGACCCTGTATTCATAAGACTTAACAATGATTGGGAAATGGAAGAGGTGGAAACTTTTTTCAGTAGGTTACATGGTCATGCACTTAGAAGGGGTGATGAGAATGTCATGTCTTGGAGGGTTTCAAAGAAAGGTTTCTTTACAATTAAGTCTTTCTTCTCATCCCTAGTTCCATGCATTGGTAGAGAGTTCCCTTCAAGCTTAGTTTGGAATCCTTGGGTTCCAAAGAGAGtcagcttttttgcttgggaggctattTGGGGAAGAATTCTAACTATGGATCAACTAAAAAGGAGGGGTTGGGTCTTATCAAGTAGGTGCTATTTGTGTAAAGCGGATGAAGAATCAGCAAATCATGTGCTTATTCATTGTCCCAAGGCAGCTATGATTTGGCACcttatttttgctctttttggtgttcATTGGGTTTTGCCCAATTCTATCAAGGAAACCATTCTTGGTTGGAACGGCACCTTtgttggaaagaaaagaaaaaaggcatgGAATGCAGCccctttatgtttattttggactttatggaagaaaagaaatagaagaatctTTGAAGATACTGAATTAGCGGATCAAGCTATTTTACGGTCTTTTTTGTACATGTTTTCAGATTGGGTTAGGATACATGTAGATTGTACTTCATGGTCcgttttttatttcattgattggttgggttgtaagtaagggatttttttgcttttttcttctccctttAGCCTTGTTGCCTTGTATACTTCATGTATACTTTCAGGTGTACTTCAGGCTTTCTAATATAATTGCttttacttattaaaaaaaaaagggacagATATTCGACAGGAAAATGCAAAATGGTTCAACCAAGTTAAGAGAAAAGAGTTACTTTCTCCATTAGACTGAGAGCTTCAGGATCCCTAGGAGGCCATGAAatctcttcctcttcatcaaCTACAGGCCTTAAAATTTCCTTCAAAACATCAGTAGCTGACTCTATTTTTTGCTGCAGATaacaaaagaaataacaatTCAAAAAGATATTaaggaaatgaaataaagaaaaaggaaaaagaaataccAATGTAGTTCTTAGGAATgacttaaatttcatttttgccTGTGTGtctgtgtgagagagagagagagaacagcACCTTGGTCTTATGGACAAGGCGATCCACTATGCTCATTACAGATAAAGCCAATTCCTCATAATCTTTCTGCAGGCACATTAATAACAGACCAAGACATTTGTAAACAAAACAGGAGCAAGAAGAAGATTAACCTTggaaaaatcattgaaaaagGTAAAATCAACCAAGTCAAAAACCGTGCTTTATCATCCTCAGATTTGCAGGTATCAGTTCTTGCTGCAAGTCGTatccaaaagctctcattgaaaGCAAGGACATTTTCAACCACAAGCTTCTGAAGCTgtttacaaaaacaaaaaaaaaaaacacataatttcCAATTGGCTTTCGTGAAAATAATGCCAAAACAAACAGCGCAGAACTGCTTACTTCATTTGCATTTGCTTCTCGCAACATATCTATCAGTCTATCCACTTCAACAGTCTTTTGGAACAATTTTTCAGCATCTTGATTGACTGCACATATCAAAGTTCTCCTGTTTATTAAATCCAAGCACATCATTTTACTATAAACAGCTCCATCAATCAGATAAAACAAATAACAGACCATATCAATATAAAGAggcattttaatatatttaaacatGAATGAATCATGTCATAAGGCCTTTATGGGTTTATTCTAGTTATCTTCCTGATAATTTCAGCCAACAAAAtcaggaagagagagagagaagaaaaaccaaaagaCAGGTGAAAGCAGTTGGTCTAATTAGCCAGGTGAGAACTAGTGaacatggaaaaataaataataataataataataataaataaaaatagagtgTCTATGAATAGATGAGCAGAGGGGGAATCAAAGAGCACACAAATTAGCCTATACTTCACCTCATTGATTGACATCTCAAATCCAACCTAAGAGTATCCTCAGCTTCCAACCACTActtgttcttaatttttaagTGGCTTGAGTAACATGATAGAGGAAGCGTGCCAATGCCAACCCCAAATATGGAATTGCATTAGTAGCACAGCCAACATTGACATACAAACTAAGGAGACAATGATAAGGTGAGAGAGGAAAGCCACCCATTCAAAGAAGGCAATGAGTGTTGGCCAGTGGCAAAACTACAAATTATTTCTGACTGAACTCAGTCATTACAAAAGGATATACCAATGATATGGGTAACCCTGAAAATCTTTTAAATGACATGCATTTTTCACCTCTCTCAGatgatttatgaaaaattttaagatgCCTTACTCGGATTCATCAAGGTAAAACAACCAACATTCATAGCTAAGTATATGCAGAAAAAGCGTATGAGATGCCATGAATGctataataagaaaacaaaaattgttgGTATAACAAAGTTGAACCAAAGAACTGATACCTCTTATTATATCCCATTAAAGCAGATGAAGAAAATGCCTTGAGCTTTTCCATCCCAATGGTCCATCTTGGAAGCAATGAACTCTACATTACAAAGAGCAATGCAaccttgaaattaaaataaagggaTCTTTCACCTAACAATCTTACATTTTATACTGTCTTGGTTTCAAACTGTGAAAATGATTGGATTCAAAAATGTTAATTGTCTCCTCAGGAACCAAACTGACATAAAGGAATTAAAATATTgcaaacttaaaaacaaaaacttcattcAGCTACACTTAATCAActttttggcttatttaaatagaaaatatgaaaaactcgaattttcttttttgcttttcttccccattttctcagcaaccaaggGAAGGAAAGGGTTCAAACCCTGAAATTACaaatccaaaaaacaaaaacttcattcAACTAAACTTAATACAATTTTTTGCATTACTTGCATTGCAAattacaatgaaaaataaataaagcaacCTAAAATCCATTCTATATTATTTTCCTGAATTTTCTCCGGTATGAAACGATTAAAAGCAGGAAATtcgaaatccaaaaaataaaatggtcaTTCAACTAAACCTAATACAACTGTTTTGCCTTACTCCAACTAcacattttgaaaaaataaaaaataaaacaaaaaatcgtCCGAGATTGTTATTTATCTGCAGTTTCCAAGCAACCAAAAGGAAGGAAATAATTGAAAGCATGAAAATCTCAATTAGAGTTTGAGCGAAGCATAAgaatttggaataaaaaaagtaaaaaagaaaaatacccgAAAATGGAGAGAACTGGAAGAACTGTACGCGGGAACCGGAGAAAGCGAAATGGCGAGGTGTGTGGCCATTTTGGGAGGTTGGGCTATGGCGGGAGAGGCCACAAATCATCTGCTTTAACCAGATATCCACCGCATGGGCCCCACTCTCAAAGCCCATCTTTTCGGATAATAGGCCCAATAGGTTTGGGCTCACCCTGGGCCTTCCCATTGAGAATTAATATTGCCTCGAAAACACGGCATATGTTTGAATGCAGTCTTAGATAAAATCAATTAGTATCTGGTGAGAGTAAATAAAACCTTTTATGACATTTAATATCATCATCTCCGAGCTTAAGAACGATATTATTATATCCTAATATGCAGGTTCAATTACACTACCAAAAAGCACTTTTTGACACCTACTAGAAAATACATGTACAACACGGGTCTCATTACTTTATATTCAagtatcattattttatatcccatatgagattttattatttcatatcttgatttcatttatttatactttaacttcttatttttatatcacCATTTAACGATTCGAATTTCATCATACACTTTGAACAAGTCAAATTTGAAGTCTGTTAGGTGTTGATTTGatactttatatttttcctaTAAATTGCTAAGACGAGGATTGGAATGGAAAATCCAAACTAAATTGCTTACTAAAAATGACAATATGAATCAAAAGTTACTTTTCATGAAAACCATTACCTtatttttattaggattttaatgtttctctttttatatgatattctaatttatctttattttcattttcatgatcATGGACcaaacaatttaaatattttatttatcttgtaAGGTATTAAATGATGTATTAGTGGTTATCAACAAAGAtggtatttgataaattaacttaatttaagtgaTTTGGTAGATTAAGTATGTTGCTTATTTATggaaataacttaatattatgaAACTTAGGTATTAAGCTAAAAtagttagtttatttttaatcttaaattatttttatcttatttgctTATACTAATGAaagtatattttagaattaCGATTTTATCGTTgatgacttattttttataataaatattttattattatttttatctattttcaatgctttaaatatgaatatcttatatataaatttgttacttaaaattaatgaaaataaagatgagttaaaatcaataaagataaatattagttaaaattaacgAGTGTAGATGtctcaatttgatgatttagaataaattttaaattaattttattaaacaagtaaagtaaataattaataagatttaagttaactttaaattaatttaacttaaaatcaacttaaacgGTTAATCAATGAGTattatattttaccaaacactcaGAActcaaattaaagtaaaaaaaaagctcttaattgattttattttcttaaaataagtGGCTTTTGAGGgcttaaaatattctttttaatattttgctcCATTACTCTTTTGATAAACCTAGTagtatatgatataaatattataaaattaagaatttataTAGTTAAAAACCAGAGTGAATTAGAACAAATTGATCTAATTCAACCCAGACCTATTCCGAAGTTGGTGAGGATTTGGATAAGAAGTTAATACAGTTCAATTGTGGTTTATCTTTCGGAACTCAAAACTTAATTCTAGATTTGGGCAAAATGTGTtggaaaaaattttcaattatggacctatttattaacattaattgtACATGCATGCTATCTATTATTTGAGGGGTATGGGCTTGCAAGACCacctataaataaaataaaatatagtatgGGAACAAATAGGATTATAGTCCAGAGTCTAAATAAGAGGTATTGTTATTTTACTCACATTTCATTATTGAGTAAAGTCCAAGTTCTTTGCAGTACATTGTTTCAGACATAGAAGACTCAAAACTTGAGTCTTGTACTCCAATAGATAAGTATGTCTTCTTAAATTTTTCTTGATGATTTAGcatgagattttggaaggatgaattcaaattttggtataattttctaataaaatgaacctaacccaaaacccaatttaaaattttataatgtttataatctatataatcaaataaaaatattttgtttatattattttaaataatattttattattatatcaaagtaatgtgttatttattatttatttacatcAAATGTATGATAGATAGagtttgaataaataattaaaaaaaaaacaatccaaTTCCAAATTGATTCTCATCAAACTCAAGCTAGTCTAACTTGAACTTAACCCCATCCTTAAAAAATGAGGATAAATTGGGTTCAAATGGAGCATCTTTGATTAGAGATCTAATTAAACCAGGGTTTAGAATGAAtgtttattgatttaatttagaCCGGGGTTGGGTATAAAACCAACTTGAAGGGCAcaagttaaaattaaaactcaCTTAAACCTATGAATATGAGAAATCCTCATTCCATGAATCTATTAATTAGATTTTAATTTCCAAGACAATTAGACGGTTATGAAATACAAAATTGTCCAATTTCATTGATGAGAATCGTGATTGACGATGATGACTCATATGGGATGTCGATGTCAACTCTATCCCTATCCCATTCTAACATGTTCCTCATGTCCGACCAccttaaatatatgaaaatgtcaataacaaataaaaataaaatattcaacaaATATTGTTATAAACTCATCTTTTATTATGATAaagttaacatttttaatatttcaaaattaaagttaaagtttttaaaattagtattataaaaattttattaaatttaaaataacttctatgaatataaataaagcttttaattcaaaacttaaattataaagattaatattaaataaattcataatttcgataaaaataagattttattttatgttaggTTACCAATTaacctaaaaattttaattattaagtaCAGGTGACTCGACAATATAAATTAGACTCGAGAATGTAAGAATATCTCAGTCCATGTAgatcctatttttttatttatttattttacataaagtttttttattttgtatctcATGTATATAGTCTCattgattctattatttttgtgGTTGGTATATGATCCCAATACTTTATATCTTAACTCTATTATTTTGCACCACAATTCTATATCCTTTGAAAATGTCGGATTTTGTTATGCTTATGAATAGTCTGCGTCACCGAATTAATGCAATAGATTTTTCCATGAgtgtataaatttttagaagATGAGCTGTCAGCCTGTCACTTAGGAGTGATTTAAGGAGGAGTGATTCATGGTACACCACAAAAAATCCCAAGGAAGTGGTGGCATCAAAATGTTGACCCAAATTATCTCATCCATGTGAAAGGGTCATTTGATTAAAAGGCCACTcaaaacctaaattttaaaatttaacatttcaccatttttttgatattacttaaacaaaaatatcctctctttttttttaaaaaaaaaaataaccttattttaaaacctacttattttttcaaaaaaaatataaaaatgattaaatttcaGATTTTGAAGATCATTTCattccttttaaccaaatatttataCTTGAAATGCATTTCTCGTTTCTTATCCACTTTCCCTCTTGGATTCAATCCAGGATTTGGTGAGGATTGTTCATATTTTCGTATCAAAAAGGCCATGAGCTTAGTTAATGGATGGTGTGATGCCATCTGTGAAAATTTAGtcaataaagaattttttttttttctctcagtTTTTCCAATGTTGAGTTTTCGGATAAAATAAATGCTTAAACAACTTTTAGTTTCTTAGAATCCAATCTAAACCGAgcagttttaatttattttgttgtaaaatgtaagaaattaattataattaataataagcATAATTTGATCGAAATTGGATAATTGAATGACTCCCAAgcacaattatttttattgacaaGAGCATACATTAAAGGTAAAAAATGCAGGCTATAAAATACGGGAATGACTTGTACCGAAGGTAATAAATCCCTTTTCGGATCGCCCACAGATTTGAAAAACCTTGAGAATCAAGCAATACACTCCAAAAACAGTTGCCAAATTATTGCAAGGACGTTGAGAAAATGAAGCTCTTTTGCCATAAAAAGTAACCCAAAAAAAAACGTGCCATCCCCTCAATCAAGATCTTGAAAAAGTACCATTCTTTAATATctcctaatattttatattgaattgCCAATATATCATGttgaaaatagaatataatttcGTTTTTTTATGAGAACTCTAATTTAAGGCTCATTTTGGAGTAATCCCAATTAAAGTACTTTTAGTTTATAACGTATTCATTATAAAcgcttttttaaaacaatcactAGGtgtttagatatttaaaaaaatgcacTTTTTATAATGTGTTGTataacaagattttttttttatatagaaaaattgaTAACTAAATGATTATCCAAAACTCActtttaatgatttttcaagtttcaaaagtagttttaaaaaaattcttaaatatttaggtcttgtttggtaactgttttttaaaacagttttaaaaaatagtttttgaaaactattttataaaatattgtggaattaaagtttatttgagaatttaaaatgtttttaacatatttttaatacttttaattGAGATACTATTAAAAGAAAGTGTTAGTACTAAAGATGctttaatcataattattttaaaataaactctCATCACGCTCATAATCACTGCTATAATAGTGTACTTCTCACAAATAACTTGTTTAAAAGTCATACAACCTAAGTCTTGGGATGTGCTATAATTCTACTCTACACTTTCTCAAATCTTGCTTagagttataaaaaatataatgttttgtaTACATAAACTAgtagttaataaaaaagaatataaatcaTCGAATCAAATCTAAATAGTAATTTTCAACTATTTAAAGCGCACGATGAAATATGAATCATTAAATGAACCTATAAATATTTAAGATcgagatataaataaataagattaaaatata contains the following coding sequences:
- the LOC100247047 gene encoding uncharacterized protein LOC100247047, with the translated sequence MATHLAISLSPVPAYSSSSSLHFRSSLLPRWTIGMEKLKAFSSSALMGYNKRRTLICAVNQDAEKLFQKTVEVDRLIDMLREANANELQKLVVENVLAFNESFWIRLAARTDTCKSEDDKKDYEELALSVMSIVDRLVHKTKQKIESATDVLKEILRPVVDEEEEISWPPRDPEALSLMEKEIIQREQEGQLDEGFLAEVSAQLRQAKEDRDKPGLEAMLQKVLQLYASRVLSKRSYAKKGDEILKAEYFLETVIKAPEEEWNKLLINGMTVGKGDVSPEVFYAVIKKRIERTLIRTEGGSYQQRILTEYLKGIQSRAEEIVQVLQS